A window of the Odocoileus virginianus isolate 20LAN1187 ecotype Illinois chromosome 20, Ovbor_1.2, whole genome shotgun sequence genome harbors these coding sequences:
- the LOC110152677 gene encoding leukocyte-associated immunoglobulin-like receptor 1 isoform X7, whose translation MAPGPSTLLGLALCLAQMACTQQGEQETEARFTIIALHEDAVGHYHCIYQIDSRWSELSEALSLEGTTEAVSALPTGPPAGGSSPTAQCCSSAAPTGLSTEQVYILIGVSVAFLLCLFLLVLLLLHRQHRRKRGPPRSKDAEQRHQGRLSPAVDVLDGTPDVASVDRFPDMDGEVGTSTPAAGGLQEVTYAQLNHKPLTQRAARAVSPPSTEPLAESSTYATIARH comes from the exons ATGGCGCCCGGGCCCTCCACCCTCCTGGGCCTGG CGCTCTGTCTGGCCCAGATGGCCTGCACCCAGCAGG GTGAACAGGAGACGGAGGCCAGATTCACCATCATCGCCCTGCATGAAGACGCCGTCGGGCATTATCACTGCATCTATCAGATAGACTCCCGCTGGTCTGAGCTCAGCGAGGCCCTGAGCCTGGAGGGGACCACGGAGGCCGTCTCTGCCCTGCCCACAG GACCCCCTGCAGGCGGCAGCTCCCCCACCGCTCAGTGCTGCTCCTCCGCTG CTCCCACAGGCCTGTCGACGGAGCAGGTTTATATTCTCATCGGGGTCTCTGtggcctttctcctttgtcttttcctcctggtccttctcctcctccatcgTCAGCACCGGAGAAAACGGG GGCCGCCCAGAAGCAAAGACGCGGAGCAGAGACACCAGGGGAG GCTCAGTCCAGCTGTGGATGTCCTAGATGGGACCCCAG ATGTGGCCAGCGTTGACAGATTTCCTGACATGGACGGAGAGGTGGGCACCTCG ACCCCTGCTGCAGGAGGCCTCCAAGAGGTGACCTACGCCCAGCTGAACCACAAGCCCCTCACCCAGAGGGCAGCCAGAGCTGTGTCCCCGCCATCCACAGAGCCCCTGGCAGAGTCCAGCACGTATGCAACCATTGCCAGACATTGA
- the LOC110152677 gene encoding leukocyte-associated immunoglobulin-like receptor 1 isoform X4 gives MAPGPSTLLGLALCLAQMACTQQGQTVGSCSPLPGTLPRPSISAEPGSVVPWGRPVSIVCRGPARVRSFRLEKDNRSYYKDVAVTSGGEQETEARFTIIALHEDAVGHYHCIYQIDSRWSELSEALSLEGTTEAVSALPTGPPAGGSSPTAQCCSSAAPTGLSTEQVYILIGVSVAFLLCLFLLVLLLLHRQHRRKRGPPRSKDAEQRHQGRLSPAVDVLDGTPDVASVDRFPDMDGEVGTSTPAAGGLQEVTYAQLNHKPLTQRAARAVSPPSTEPLAESSTYATIARH, from the exons ATGGCGCCCGGGCCCTCCACCCTCCTGGGCCTGG CGCTCTGTCTGGCCCAGATGGCCTGCACCCAGCAGG GACAGACTGTGGGGTCCTGCTCTCCCCTCCCAGGGACCCTGCCCAGACCCTCCATCTCAGCTGAGCCGGGCTCCGTGGTGCCCTGGGGGCGGCCAGTGAGCATCGTGTGCAGGGGCCCTGCCAGGGTTAGGAGCTTCCGCCTGGAGAAGGACAATAGATCCTACTACAAGGATGTGGCTGTCACGTCCGGAGGTGAACAGGAGACGGAGGCCAGATTCACCATCATCGCCCTGCATGAAGACGCCGTCGGGCATTATCACTGCATCTATCAGATAGACTCCCGCTGGTCTGAGCTCAGCGAGGCCCTGAGCCTGGAGGGGACCACGGAGGCCGTCTCTGCCCTGCCCACAG GACCCCCTGCAGGCGGCAGCTCCCCCACCGCTCAGTGCTGCTCCTCCGCTG CTCCCACAGGCCTGTCGACGGAGCAGGTTTATATTCTCATCGGGGTCTCTGtggcctttctcctttgtcttttcctcctggtccttctcctcctccatcgTCAGCACCGGAGAAAACGGG GGCCGCCCAGAAGCAAAGACGCGGAGCAGAGACACCAGGGGAG GCTCAGTCCAGCTGTGGATGTCCTAGATGGGACCCCAG ATGTGGCCAGCGTTGACAGATTTCCTGACATGGACGGAGAGGTGGGCACCTCG ACCCCTGCTGCAGGAGGCCTCCAAGAGGTGACCTACGCCCAGCTGAACCACAAGCCCCTCACCCAGAGGGCAGCCAGAGCTGTGTCCCCGCCATCCACAGAGCCCCTGGCAGAGTCCAGCACGTATGCAACCATTGCCAGACATTGA
- the LOC110152677 gene encoding leukocyte-associated immunoglobulin-like receptor 1 isoform X5 translates to MAPGPSTLLGLALCLAQMACTQQGTLPRPSISAEPGSVVPWGRPVSIVCRGPARVRSFRLEKDNRSYYKDVAVTSGGEQETEARFTIIALHEDAVGHYHCIYQIDSRWSELSEALSLEGTTEAVSALPTGPPAGGSSPTAQCCSSAAPTGLSTEQVYILIGVSVAFLLCLFLLVLLLLHRQHRRKRGPPRSKDAEQRHQGRLSPAVDVLDGTPDVASVDRFPDMDGEVGTSTPAAGGLQEVTYAQLNHKPLTQRAARAVSPPSTEPLAESSTYATIARH, encoded by the exons ATGGCGCCCGGGCCCTCCACCCTCCTGGGCCTGG CGCTCTGTCTGGCCCAGATGGCCTGCACCCAGCAGG GGACCCTGCCCAGACCCTCCATCTCAGCTGAGCCGGGCTCCGTGGTGCCCTGGGGGCGGCCAGTGAGCATCGTGTGCAGGGGCCCTGCCAGGGTTAGGAGCTTCCGCCTGGAGAAGGACAATAGATCCTACTACAAGGATGTGGCTGTCACGTCCGGAGGTGAACAGGAGACGGAGGCCAGATTCACCATCATCGCCCTGCATGAAGACGCCGTCGGGCATTATCACTGCATCTATCAGATAGACTCCCGCTGGTCTGAGCTCAGCGAGGCCCTGAGCCTGGAGGGGACCACGGAGGCCGTCTCTGCCCTGCCCACAG GACCCCCTGCAGGCGGCAGCTCCCCCACCGCTCAGTGCTGCTCCTCCGCTG CTCCCACAGGCCTGTCGACGGAGCAGGTTTATATTCTCATCGGGGTCTCTGtggcctttctcctttgtcttttcctcctggtccttctcctcctccatcgTCAGCACCGGAGAAAACGGG GGCCGCCCAGAAGCAAAGACGCGGAGCAGAGACACCAGGGGAG GCTCAGTCCAGCTGTGGATGTCCTAGATGGGACCCCAG ATGTGGCCAGCGTTGACAGATTTCCTGACATGGACGGAGAGGTGGGCACCTCG ACCCCTGCTGCAGGAGGCCTCCAAGAGGTGACCTACGCCCAGCTGAACCACAAGCCCCTCACCCAGAGGGCAGCCAGAGCTGTGTCCCCGCCATCCACAGAGCCCCTGGCAGAGTCCAGCACGTATGCAACCATTGCCAGACATTGA
- the LOC110152677 gene encoding leukocyte-associated immunoglobulin-like receptor 1 isoform X1, protein MGRRPPTPRLLEAPELQPMRKPRGGRLLTSASLPALCLAQMACTQQGQTVGSCSPLPGTLPRPSISAEPGSVVPWGRPVSIVCRGPARVRSFRLEKDNRSYYKDVAVTSGGEQETEARFTIIALHEDAVGHYHCIYQIDSRWSELSEALSLEGTTEAVSALPTGPPAGGSSPTAQCCSSAAPTGLSTEQVYILIGVSVAFLLCLFLLVLLLLHRQHRRKRGPPRSKDAEQRHQGRLSPAVDVLDGTPDVASVDRFPDMDGEVGTSTPAAGGLQEVTYAQLNHKPLTQRAARAVSPPSTEPLAESSTYATIARH, encoded by the exons ATGGGAAGACGCCCACCCACCCCACGGCTCCTCGAGGCCCCGGAACTGCAGCCCATGAGGAAACCACGAGGCGGGCGTCTTCTCACTAGCGCTTCTCTTCCAGCGCTCTGTCTGGCCCAGATGGCCTGCACCCAGCAGG GACAGACTGTGGGGTCCTGCTCTCCCCTCCCAGGGACCCTGCCCAGACCCTCCATCTCAGCTGAGCCGGGCTCCGTGGTGCCCTGGGGGCGGCCAGTGAGCATCGTGTGCAGGGGCCCTGCCAGGGTTAGGAGCTTCCGCCTGGAGAAGGACAATAGATCCTACTACAAGGATGTGGCTGTCACGTCCGGAGGTGAACAGGAGACGGAGGCCAGATTCACCATCATCGCCCTGCATGAAGACGCCGTCGGGCATTATCACTGCATCTATCAGATAGACTCCCGCTGGTCTGAGCTCAGCGAGGCCCTGAGCCTGGAGGGGACCACGGAGGCCGTCTCTGCCCTGCCCACAG GACCCCCTGCAGGCGGCAGCTCCCCCACCGCTCAGTGCTGCTCCTCCGCTG CTCCCACAGGCCTGTCGACGGAGCAGGTTTATATTCTCATCGGGGTCTCTGtggcctttctcctttgtcttttcctcctggtccttctcctcctccatcgTCAGCACCGGAGAAAACGGG GGCCGCCCAGAAGCAAAGACGCGGAGCAGAGACACCAGGGGAG GCTCAGTCCAGCTGTGGATGTCCTAGATGGGACCCCAG ATGTGGCCAGCGTTGACAGATTTCCTGACATGGACGGAGAGGTGGGCACCTCG ACCCCTGCTGCAGGAGGCCTCCAAGAGGTGACCTACGCCCAGCTGAACCACAAGCCCCTCACCCAGAGGGCAGCCAGAGCTGTGTCCCCGCCATCCACAGAGCCCCTGGCAGAGTCCAGCACGTATGCAACCATTGCCAGACATTGA
- the LOC110152677 gene encoding leukocyte-associated immunoglobulin-like receptor 1 isoform X2 has protein sequence MGRRPPTPRLLEAPELQPMRKPRGGRLLTSASLPALCLAQMACTQQGTLPRPSISAEPGSVVPWGRPVSIVCRGPARVRSFRLEKDNRSYYKDVAVTSGGEQETEARFTIIALHEDAVGHYHCIYQIDSRWSELSEALSLEGTTEAVSALPTGPPAGGSSPTAQCCSSAAPTGLSTEQVYILIGVSVAFLLCLFLLVLLLLHRQHRRKRGPPRSKDAEQRHQGRLSPAVDVLDGTPDVASVDRFPDMDGEVGTSTPAAGGLQEVTYAQLNHKPLTQRAARAVSPPSTEPLAESSTYATIARH, from the exons ATGGGAAGACGCCCACCCACCCCACGGCTCCTCGAGGCCCCGGAACTGCAGCCCATGAGGAAACCACGAGGCGGGCGTCTTCTCACTAGCGCTTCTCTTCCAGCGCTCTGTCTGGCCCAGATGGCCTGCACCCAGCAGG GGACCCTGCCCAGACCCTCCATCTCAGCTGAGCCGGGCTCCGTGGTGCCCTGGGGGCGGCCAGTGAGCATCGTGTGCAGGGGCCCTGCCAGGGTTAGGAGCTTCCGCCTGGAGAAGGACAATAGATCCTACTACAAGGATGTGGCTGTCACGTCCGGAGGTGAACAGGAGACGGAGGCCAGATTCACCATCATCGCCCTGCATGAAGACGCCGTCGGGCATTATCACTGCATCTATCAGATAGACTCCCGCTGGTCTGAGCTCAGCGAGGCCCTGAGCCTGGAGGGGACCACGGAGGCCGTCTCTGCCCTGCCCACAG GACCCCCTGCAGGCGGCAGCTCCCCCACCGCTCAGTGCTGCTCCTCCGCTG CTCCCACAGGCCTGTCGACGGAGCAGGTTTATATTCTCATCGGGGTCTCTGtggcctttctcctttgtcttttcctcctggtccttctcctcctccatcgTCAGCACCGGAGAAAACGGG GGCCGCCCAGAAGCAAAGACGCGGAGCAGAGACACCAGGGGAG GCTCAGTCCAGCTGTGGATGTCCTAGATGGGACCCCAG ATGTGGCCAGCGTTGACAGATTTCCTGACATGGACGGAGAGGTGGGCACCTCG ACCCCTGCTGCAGGAGGCCTCCAAGAGGTGACCTACGCCCAGCTGAACCACAAGCCCCTCACCCAGAGGGCAGCCAGAGCTGTGTCCCCGCCATCCACAGAGCCCCTGGCAGAGTCCAGCACGTATGCAACCATTGCCAGACATTGA
- the LOC110152677 gene encoding leukocyte-associated immunoglobulin-like receptor 1 isoform X3, translating into MGRRPPTPRLLEAPELQPMRKPRGGRLLTSASLPALCLAQMACTQQGQTVGSCSPLPGTLPRPSISAEPGSVVPWGRPVSIVCRGPARVRSFRLEKDNRSYYKDVAVTSGGEQETEARFTIIALHEDAVGHYHCIYQIDSRWSELSEALSLEGTTEAVSALPTGLSTEQVYILIGVSVAFLLCLFLLVLLLLHRQHRRKRGPPRSKDAEQRHQGRLSPAVDVLDGTPDVASVDRFPDMDGEVGTSTPAAGGLQEVTYAQLNHKPLTQRAARAVSPPSTEPLAESSTYATIARH; encoded by the exons ATGGGAAGACGCCCACCCACCCCACGGCTCCTCGAGGCCCCGGAACTGCAGCCCATGAGGAAACCACGAGGCGGGCGTCTTCTCACTAGCGCTTCTCTTCCAGCGCTCTGTCTGGCCCAGATGGCCTGCACCCAGCAGG GACAGACTGTGGGGTCCTGCTCTCCCCTCCCAGGGACCCTGCCCAGACCCTCCATCTCAGCTGAGCCGGGCTCCGTGGTGCCCTGGGGGCGGCCAGTGAGCATCGTGTGCAGGGGCCCTGCCAGGGTTAGGAGCTTCCGCCTGGAGAAGGACAATAGATCCTACTACAAGGATGTGGCTGTCACGTCCGGAGGTGAACAGGAGACGGAGGCCAGATTCACCATCATCGCCCTGCATGAAGACGCCGTCGGGCATTATCACTGCATCTATCAGATAGACTCCCGCTGGTCTGAGCTCAGCGAGGCCCTGAGCCTGGAGGGGACCACGGAGGCCGTCTCTGCCCTGCCCACAG GCCTGTCGACGGAGCAGGTTTATATTCTCATCGGGGTCTCTGtggcctttctcctttgtcttttcctcctggtccttctcctcctccatcgTCAGCACCGGAGAAAACGGG GGCCGCCCAGAAGCAAAGACGCGGAGCAGAGACACCAGGGGAG GCTCAGTCCAGCTGTGGATGTCCTAGATGGGACCCCAG ATGTGGCCAGCGTTGACAGATTTCCTGACATGGACGGAGAGGTGGGCACCTCG ACCCCTGCTGCAGGAGGCCTCCAAGAGGTGACCTACGCCCAGCTGAACCACAAGCCCCTCACCCAGAGGGCAGCCAGAGCTGTGTCCCCGCCATCCACAGAGCCCCTGGCAGAGTCCAGCACGTATGCAACCATTGCCAGACATTGA
- the LOC110152677 gene encoding leukocyte-associated immunoglobulin-like receptor 1 isoform X6, which produces MGRRPPTPRLLEAPELQPMRKPRGGRLLTSASLPALCLAQMACTQQGEQETEARFTIIALHEDAVGHYHCIYQIDSRWSELSEALSLEGTTEAVSALPTGPPAGGSSPTAQCCSSAAPTGLSTEQVYILIGVSVAFLLCLFLLVLLLLHRQHRRKRGPPRSKDAEQRHQGRLSPAVDVLDGTPDVASVDRFPDMDGEVGTSTPAAGGLQEVTYAQLNHKPLTQRAARAVSPPSTEPLAESSTYATIARH; this is translated from the exons ATGGGAAGACGCCCACCCACCCCACGGCTCCTCGAGGCCCCGGAACTGCAGCCCATGAGGAAACCACGAGGCGGGCGTCTTCTCACTAGCGCTTCTCTTCCAGCGCTCTGTCTGGCCCAGATGGCCTGCACCCAGCAGG GTGAACAGGAGACGGAGGCCAGATTCACCATCATCGCCCTGCATGAAGACGCCGTCGGGCATTATCACTGCATCTATCAGATAGACTCCCGCTGGTCTGAGCTCAGCGAGGCCCTGAGCCTGGAGGGGACCACGGAGGCCGTCTCTGCCCTGCCCACAG GACCCCCTGCAGGCGGCAGCTCCCCCACCGCTCAGTGCTGCTCCTCCGCTG CTCCCACAGGCCTGTCGACGGAGCAGGTTTATATTCTCATCGGGGTCTCTGtggcctttctcctttgtcttttcctcctggtccttctcctcctccatcgTCAGCACCGGAGAAAACGGG GGCCGCCCAGAAGCAAAGACGCGGAGCAGAGACACCAGGGGAG GCTCAGTCCAGCTGTGGATGTCCTAGATGGGACCCCAG ATGTGGCCAGCGTTGACAGATTTCCTGACATGGACGGAGAGGTGGGCACCTCG ACCCCTGCTGCAGGAGGCCTCCAAGAGGTGACCTACGCCCAGCTGAACCACAAGCCCCTCACCCAGAGGGCAGCCAGAGCTGTGTCCCCGCCATCCACAGAGCCCCTGGCAGAGTCCAGCACGTATGCAACCATTGCCAGACATTGA